From the genome of candidate division KSB1 bacterium, one region includes:
- a CDS encoding heterodisulfide reductase-related iron-sulfur binding cluster, whose product MPATDVATREVFWNVAAHWLIYPLMIIALALFGYGFYRRIRYWRLGKPDNERFGNNGQRIKDALLFAMLQWRIVKEKYPGLIHVCIFIGFVLLFIGTVVVSFDYDIWGLILRQSSFLKGNFYKIFSLVLDIAGLVAIIGVLLALVRRYIQRPKRLNNLRDDAVILVGLLFILVVGFLVEGARIAATNPEWEVWSVVGWRAAKLFSPENATAWHRLLWWVHLVTAFAFIAYIPFSKLIHIFTSAANIYFRSLTPKGALPFMDLDKAESFGAGKITDFSWKHLLDLDACTRCGRCQDQCPAYLSGKPLSPKKIVLDLLAKLNEDGRKLLSGQTLENNPPLVGSAVAADEIWACTTCRACIEACPVFIEHVDKIVELRRDRVLMESDFPTELTATFKGMENNFNPWNIGFASRADWAAGLPVKRIDQGEQAEYLWFVGCAGSYDDRIKKVSVSFAKILAKAKVDVGILGVEERCCGETARRLGNEYLAQTLMQMNIETFNRFGVKKIITFCPHGYNTLKYEYPQFNGRYEVFHATEFLEQLIQSGQLQLQPRDGAKITYHDSCYLGRYSDIYRGPRSVLAATTNAPIIELKRNHQRSFCCGAGGGRMWLEESIGQRINNIRTDEILQSEAEIVATACPYCLTMFTDGLKDKGMTEKINALDIIEIVERTMV is encoded by the coding sequence ATGCCCGCTACGGATGTCGCTACTCGTGAGGTTTTTTGGAATGTTGCGGCTCACTGGCTCATCTATCCGTTGATGATAATAGCGCTCGCTCTTTTCGGATATGGGTTTTATCGTCGAATCCGCTATTGGCGATTGGGCAAGCCAGATAACGAACGCTTCGGGAACAACGGTCAGCGCATCAAAGACGCCCTCTTATTTGCAATGTTGCAATGGCGGATCGTTAAAGAAAAATACCCAGGATTGATCCACGTATGTATTTTCATCGGCTTCGTTCTTCTCTTTATCGGAACTGTCGTGGTGAGTTTCGATTATGATATCTGGGGCCTGATTCTTCGGCAATCATCTTTTTTGAAGGGAAATTTCTATAAGATTTTTTCGCTGGTGTTAGATATTGCTGGGCTGGTGGCAATCATCGGAGTACTGCTGGCATTGGTTCGGCGATACATTCAGCGCCCCAAACGGTTGAATAATTTGCGTGACGATGCCGTCATTTTGGTCGGGCTATTATTTATTTTGGTCGTCGGCTTTCTTGTGGAGGGCGCTCGAATTGCCGCAACCAATCCCGAATGGGAAGTTTGGTCAGTTGTGGGATGGAGAGCTGCAAAATTATTTTCCCCAGAAAACGCCACAGCCTGGCATCGCTTGCTTTGGTGGGTTCATCTCGTCACTGCGTTCGCCTTTATTGCCTACATTCCATTCTCGAAGCTCATCCATATTTTTACTTCTGCGGCAAATATTTATTTTCGGTCATTGACTCCCAAAGGGGCGTTGCCATTTATGGATCTTGACAAGGCAGAGAGCTTTGGAGCGGGTAAGATTACCGACTTCAGTTGGAAGCATTTATTGGACCTGGACGCGTGCACTCGGTGCGGAAGATGTCAGGATCAATGCCCAGCATATTTGAGCGGCAAGCCACTCTCTCCCAAAAAGATCGTTCTCGACCTGCTGGCAAAGCTAAACGAAGATGGGAGAAAACTGCTTTCTGGTCAAACTTTGGAAAATAATCCTCCGCTGGTAGGTTCTGCGGTTGCGGCTGATGAAATTTGGGCCTGCACCACCTGTCGCGCGTGTATAGAGGCCTGTCCAGTTTTTATCGAACATGTTGATAAAATTGTCGAGCTTCGTCGCGATCGGGTGCTCATGGAGAGCGACTTTCCAACCGAACTCACTGCGACGTTCAAAGGGATGGAGAATAATTTTAATCCCTGGAATATTGGCTTTGCGTCGCGAGCCGATTGGGCGGCTGGCTTGCCTGTGAAAAGAATCGATCAGGGGGAACAGGCCGAATATCTGTGGTTTGTGGGCTGTGCTGGATCGTATGATGATCGCATCAAGAAAGTGTCCGTATCATTCGCCAAAATCCTTGCAAAAGCAAAAGTAGATGTAGGGATCTTAGGAGTAGAAGAGAGATGTTGCGGGGAAACCGCTCGCCGGCTGGGCAATGAATATCTGGCGCAAACCTTGATGCAAATGAATATCGAAACCTTTAATCGGTTTGGAGTGAAAAAAATTATCACATTCTGCCCGCATGGTTATAATACGCTGAAATATGAATACCCACAATTTAACGGGAGGTATGAAGTTTTTCATGCAACTGAATTTTTAGAACAATTAATCCAGTCAGGTCAGCTTCAGCTCCAGCCAAGGGATGGAGCTAAAATTACATATCATGATTCTTGTTATCTTGGCCGATATTCCGACATCTATCGTGGCCCAAGATCAGTACTGGCGGCGACAACGAATGCCCCCATTATTGAATTAAAGCGCAATCATCAGCGCAGTTTTTGCTGTGGCGCTGGCGGCGGGAGAATGTGGCTGGAAGAATCAATTGGCCAAAGGATCAATAATATTCGCACCGATGAAATATTGCAGTCCGAGGCTGAAATCGTTGCCACCGCATGTCCTTATTGCCTTACCATGTTTACTGACGGCTTAAAAGATAAAGGGATGACCGAGAAGATCAATGCATTGGACATCATTGAAATCGTAGAGCGCACTATGGTTTAA
- a CDS encoding electron transfer flavoprotein subunit alpha/FixB family protein has product MAKPVMAIAEQRNGIFRKATYEVVSEGRRLADQLGTELVAVLLGSGIEGLSQQLAHYGANKVLMGDNEIFKNYSSEGYTKTILEAVKKVDPEIILLPASTFGKDLGPRLAAHLGVGLATDCVKLRLENGKLRAIRPMYAGKVLAEHELLAKPQIVSLRPNNFPALSPDASKTATIEPLNVPISAGDLRAVVKEFVSGEGGKVELTEANIIVSGGRGMKGPENFKILEELAAVLGAAVGASRSAVDAGWRPHSDQVGQTGKTVSPNLYIACGISGAIQHLAGMSSSKCIVAINKDPEAPIFQRADYGIVGDLFEVVPRLTEEFKKIIEK; this is encoded by the coding sequence ATGGCTAAACCGGTCATGGCAATTGCAGAACAAAGAAACGGGATCTTTCGAAAGGCAACCTATGAAGTGGTGAGTGAAGGTCGCCGATTAGCGGATCAACTCGGAACTGAATTGGTGGCGGTTCTTCTCGGCTCTGGGATTGAAGGCTTGAGTCAGCAATTGGCGCACTATGGCGCAAATAAGGTATTAATGGGGGATAATGAGATTTTCAAAAATTATTCATCTGAAGGCTATACAAAGACCATTCTCGAAGCAGTTAAAAAAGTTGATCCTGAAATCATCCTATTGCCCGCATCCACGTTCGGCAAAGATTTGGGACCCCGTTTGGCGGCTCATTTGGGTGTGGGATTAGCCACCGATTGCGTGAAATTGCGATTGGAAAATGGCAAGTTGCGGGCGATTCGGCCCATGTATGCGGGCAAAGTGTTAGCTGAACATGAATTGCTGGCAAAGCCGCAAATCGTTTCGTTGCGACCCAATAATTTCCCAGCCTTGTCGCCCGATGCCTCAAAAACAGCTACGATTGAACCGCTTAATGTTCCAATATCGGCTGGCGATTTGAGAGCTGTTGTCAAGGAATTTGTTTCAGGAGAAGGTGGAAAAGTCGAATTGACCGAGGCGAATATCATCGTATCAGGTGGGCGCGGGATGAAAGGGCCAGAGAATTTCAAGATATTGGAAGAATTGGCTGCTGTTTTGGGCGCTGCCGTTGGCGCCTCTCGTTCGGCTGTGGATGCAGGCTGGCGGCCTCACTCGGACCAGGTGGGGCAAACCGGCAAAACAGTATCGCCCAATCTCTATATCGCCTGCGGCATCTCAGGCGCCATCCAGCATCTGGCTGGTATGTCCTCCTCCAAATGCATCGTTGCGATCAACAAAGACCCTGAGGCGCCGATCTTTCAACGGGCGGATTATGGCATCGTCGGCGATTTGTTCGAAGTGGTACCGAGATTAACGGAGGAGTTCAAGAAGATTATTGAAAAATAA
- a CDS encoding electron transfer flavoprotein subunit beta/FixA family protein, with the protein MNIIVCIKQVPDTETRIKIGADKKSIDPTDINWILNPYDEYAVEEALRIKEKQGNTTVTVISVGPERTTSALRNALAMGADEAVLIKTDQALDSLATSKALAAVIKDMPYDLILAGKQGVDDDNLQVGPMVAELLNIPCVTYISELKLENGKATVKREIEGGMEIVETTLPALFTAEKGLNEPRYPALRGIMMAKKKIIQEKQVSIDPPKIQIVNIEYPPTRKGGKIVGQGVDAVPELVRLLREEAKAI; encoded by the coding sequence ATGAACATTATAGTCTGCATCAAACAAGTTCCGGATACCGAGACCAGAATTAAAATCGGTGCTGATAAGAAATCAATTGATCCGACAGATATCAATTGGATTTTAAATCCCTACGATGAATATGCGGTTGAAGAAGCGCTCCGCATCAAAGAGAAGCAGGGCAATACCACCGTGACTGTGATCAGTGTCGGTCCAGAGCGAACGACATCAGCCTTGCGCAATGCGTTGGCGATGGGCGCAGATGAGGCAGTTTTGATCAAAACCGATCAAGCACTGGATTCGCTAGCAACGTCCAAGGCCTTGGCTGCTGTGATCAAAGACATGCCCTATGATCTTATTTTGGCAGGCAAGCAGGGGGTAGATGATGATAATTTGCAGGTCGGCCCTATGGTGGCTGAGCTGCTGAACATTCCATGTGTCACCTATATTTCGGAATTGAAATTGGAAAACGGCAAAGCGACCGTAAAACGGGAAATAGAGGGTGGAATGGAGATCGTCGAAACGACGCTGCCCGCATTGTTTACGGCTGAAAAGGGATTAAATGAACCGCGCTATCCCGCGCTCCGCGGCATCATGATGGCTAAAAAGAAAATCATCCAAGAGAAACAAGTCTCTATTGATCCCCCAAAAATTCAGATCGTGAATATTGAATATCCGCCCACGAGGAAAGGCGGCAAGATTGTGGGGCAGGGTGTCGACGCCGTGCCTGAATTGGTAAGATTGTTGAGGGAAGAGGCAAAGGCGATTTGA
- a CDS encoding acyl-CoA dehydrogenase family protein, whose protein sequence is MDFKFPEELEMLRQMIRKFVDQELKPIARKIDEEGEIPADFMQKMRELGFFGLAFPEEYGGAGAGELGYCIFAEEISRGSASITTLMGAHASIGAMSIYLDGTEEQKRKYLPALCSGEKIAAFALTEPNAGSDAAAIETTAVRDGNDFVINGQKIYITNGSIADIIIVFAVTDKALGAHGGVTAFIVEKDFPGYKVGREEDKMGIRGTKTSQLFFEDMRVPAENVVGQFGAGFRTAMKALDRGRLGLAAGCLGASKEVLQLCIKHATERKQFGKPIAENQAIQWMLADSAMEIYAMESMIYRAAWMCDQGMKFTQEAAICKAFCSEAADRIADRAIQIHGGLGYMKEYPLELFYRDARINRIFEGTNEIQRLIIANNLLKKGSY, encoded by the coding sequence ATGGATTTCAAATTTCCCGAAGAATTAGAGATGTTGCGACAGATGATCCGCAAGTTTGTGGATCAGGAGCTCAAACCGATTGCCAGAAAGATCGATGAAGAGGGCGAGATACCTGCTGATTTCATGCAGAAGATGAGAGAATTGGGTTTTTTTGGTTTGGCATTTCCGGAAGAATATGGAGGAGCTGGCGCAGGTGAATTGGGCTATTGTATTTTTGCAGAAGAGATATCTCGGGGCAGCGCTTCGATCACGACACTGATGGGCGCTCATGCCAGTATTGGCGCGATGTCAATTTATCTCGATGGAACAGAGGAACAAAAGCGGAAATATTTGCCAGCGCTCTGTTCTGGCGAGAAAATAGCGGCATTTGCCCTTACCGAACCAAACGCTGGTTCTGACGCTGCAGCGATCGAGACAACAGCAGTTCGCGATGGAAATGATTTTGTCATCAATGGCCAAAAAATTTACATTACCAATGGCAGCATCGCAGATATTATCATCGTATTTGCGGTGACCGATAAAGCGCTTGGGGCACACGGTGGCGTTACAGCTTTTATTGTCGAAAAGGATTTTCCAGGCTACAAAGTGGGACGCGAGGAGGATAAAATGGGGATTCGGGGCACGAAGACCTCCCAATTATTTTTTGAGGATATGCGAGTACCAGCCGAAAACGTAGTGGGACAATTTGGCGCTGGTTTTCGGACGGCCATGAAAGCACTGGATCGGGGCAGGTTGGGATTGGCGGCTGGTTGCTTGGGCGCATCCAAAGAGGTTCTGCAATTATGTATCAAGCACGCAACGGAGCGCAAGCAGTTCGGTAAGCCTATTGCAGAGAATCAAGCCATTCAGTGGATGTTAGCCGATTCGGCGATGGAAATTTATGCGATGGAGAGCATGATCTATCGCGCTGCCTGGATGTGCGATCAGGGCATGAAGTTCACTCAGGAAGCCGCCATATGCAAAGCATTTTGTTCCGAAGCTGCGGATCGTATTGCTGATCGCGCCATTCAGATCCACGGCGGTCTTGGATATATGAAAGAGTATCCGCTGGAATTGTTCTATCGCGATGCAAGAATCAACCGTATCTTCGAGGGCACGAATGAGATCCAGCGCTTGATCATAGCCAATAATCTATTAAAAAAAGGCTCATATTAA
- a CDS encoding beta-galactosidase has translation MIEKLTLLSLIVILLVVHAMGQEKTRLKQPDFFPVSVWYSGGKARAPMLSTITPNSRAEWKKDLQQIKSLGFNTVRTWVEWAHCEPRPGEYHFENLKLLCELAQEVGLRVIIQMYVDSAPDWVGKKFPDGLFETQSGDKVHSQAAPGFCTDHAGVREAVLNFYTETAKVAVQYPNFHGWDLWSEPHIVNWAYINYVPNVQFCFCPHTQAKFRDWLRQKYGTLANLNQAWYRNFESWDEVHPPRFGTILSYTDFIDWKNFIYEKLAGDLRMRYEAVRRADKTHVITSHAAVPSIFYSPFNGYGATDDFLMAEQVDFYGTSLYPKHNHPARHWELWKFQVAVDFSRSANLKNGGFYVGELQAGKGTIGLQIGNPITPEDHRLWMWSVVAKGAKAINIYAYYPMSSGYESGGYGLINLDGSLTERAQRAGEIARIIHQNQQLLLESKPIPAQIAIVYNPLAQMVGGEQRGDFDGHQNSLIGYYRFFVEHNIPVDFIHRRNLETGDVSQYQLIIVPYPLMFSQKAADGLKKFVSDGGHVVAEARLAWNDERGFAADVIPGMGLHEVFGAIESQVKMAERAKLVVANNVHPVLKGLSSGDTLKGAYFAESLELLKGRQDQILATLDDGTPGIIASRFGKGETILIGSFLGLANHPIADQSNNHFLKNLLDWAGIVRPVTTSHDGQPDNPIEVRLQENRDGQLLFILNHGEQREQLHVRLKVKKDGMLDLHEIITNQKLQLKSKNSVLEFDSSIAGKEVQVWRIGL, from the coding sequence ATGATCGAAAAATTAACGTTACTCTCTTTGATAGTTATATTGCTTGTCGTTCATGCTATGGGCCAAGAAAAAACTCGTCTCAAGCAGCCCGACTTCTTCCCCGTCTCCGTCTGGTACAGCGGCGGCAAAGCCCGTGCGCCGATGTTATCGACCATTACCCCCAATTCCCGAGCCGAATGGAAGAAAGATTTGCAGCAGATCAAATCGCTCGGCTTCAATACCGTTAGAACATGGGTGGAATGGGCGCATTGCGAGCCTCGGCCTGGCGAATATCATTTCGAAAATCTTAAGCTGCTGTGCGAATTAGCCCAGGAAGTCGGGCTGAGAGTCATCATTCAAATGTACGTGGATTCGGCGCCCGATTGGGTGGGCAAAAAATTCCCCGATGGATTATTTGAAACGCAAAGCGGCGACAAAGTCCATTCCCAGGCAGCGCCAGGATTTTGCACCGATCATGCAGGCGTGCGAGAGGCGGTGCTCAATTTTTATACCGAGACGGCCAAAGTTGCAGTGCAATATCCCAATTTTCATGGCTGGGACCTGTGGAGCGAGCCGCATATCGTCAACTGGGCCTACATCAATTATGTGCCCAATGTGCAATTCTGCTTTTGCCCCCATACCCAGGCCAAATTTCGAGACTGGCTGCGGCAGAAATACGGGACGCTGGCCAATTTGAACCAGGCCTGGTATCGCAATTTCGAGAGCTGGGACGAGGTGCATCCGCCCCGCTTCGGCACGATTTTGAGCTACACCGATTTTATCGACTGGAAGAATTTTATCTATGAAAAATTGGCGGGCGATCTGCGGATGCGCTACGAGGCGGTGCGTCGGGCGGACAAAACTCACGTGATCACATCTCATGCTGCGGTGCCGTCGATCTTCTATTCGCCGTTCAACGGCTATGGCGCAACCGATGATTTTCTCATGGCCGAACAGGTGGATTTTTACGGCACATCGCTGTATCCCAAGCACAATCATCCCGCTCGCCATTGGGAGTTGTGGAAGTTTCAGGTGGCCGTGGATTTTTCCCGTAGCGCCAACTTGAAGAACGGCGGTTTTTATGTGGGTGAATTGCAGGCGGGCAAAGGGACCATCGGGCTGCAAATTGGGAATCCAATTACCCCCGAAGATCATCGCCTCTGGATGTGGTCGGTTGTGGCCAAAGGGGCGAAAGCGATCAATATTTACGCTTATTATCCCATGTCCTCGGGCTATGAATCGGGCGGTTATGGCTTGATCAATCTCGATGGCAGCCTCACCGAGCGGGCGCAACGGGCAGGAGAAATCGCCCGCATCATCCATCAGAATCAACAGCTCTTGCTCGAATCCAAACCCATTCCTGCTCAGATCGCCATCGTCTATAATCCGCTGGCGCAGATGGTCGGCGGCGAGCAGCGGGGCGATTTCGATGGGCATCAAAATTCGCTCATTGGCTATTACCGATTTTTTGTCGAGCACAACATTCCTGTCGATTTTATTCATCGTAGAAATCTGGAAACAGGTGATGTTTCCCAGTACCAATTGATTATCGTCCCCTATCCGCTGATGTTCAGTCAGAAAGCGGCCGATGGGCTGAAAAAGTTCGTGAGCGATGGCGGTCATGTCGTGGCCGAAGCCCGTCTGGCCTGGAACGATGAGCGGGGCTTTGCCGCCGATGTTATTCCTGGCATGGGGCTGCATGAAGTGTTCGGCGCCATCGAATCCCAGGTGAAAATGGCCGAGCGGGCAAAATTGGTGGTGGCGAACAATGTCCATCCTGTTTTGAAAGGTTTGTCCAGTGGCGACACACTCAAGGGCGCTTATTTTGCTGAGTCACTGGAACTGCTCAAAGGTCGCCAAGACCAAATTCTAGCCACACTCGACGACGGGACGCCTGGCATCATTGCTTCCCGATTTGGCAAAGGCGAAACGATCCTGATCGGTTCGTTTTTGGGCCTGGCCAATCATCCAATTGCGGATCAGAGCAACAATCATTTTTTAAAGAATCTGCTGGATTGGGCAGGGATCGTTCGGCCCGTGACCACGTCGCACGATGGTCAGCCCGATAACCCGATCGAGGTGCGGTTGCAGGAGAACAGGGATGGCCAATTACTTTTTATCTTGAATCATGGTGAACAGCGGGAACAACTTCATGTCCGTTTGAAGGTAAAGAAAGATGGAATGTTGGATCTGCATGAGATTATCACCAATCAAAAGCTTCAATTGAAATCGAAAAATTCGGTACTGGAATTCGATTCGAGCATTGCTGGCAAAGAAGTTCAGGTGTGGCGGATTGGATTGTAA
- a CDS encoding PorT family protein — MKKIKILFALIFIAFALWGGADCQTQRNTLHRIDLISSLKYPPLNKNLSVQPSITFASASADQQGLSTFEKILNVPLGIILGSFAGYLIGSAISTTDEEQRLVNRIKGGLIGAFAGPFVNYEILLKMKDVNDRPNRWYLKAGGNVVFPNHDAAAIKPGYAVGLSDYFTLGRRFGLQGDFIYQSRQFRLPNQKILYSMIGYKKVETHDINFCVGYFDISLLLNFKLLSHRNASLNLAIGPSLAIELHDNTKFHFIREEDNVDDWDFSYIMMDPAPLFGYAAMSYHLELQRGHWLWQLGFHHSVYDTDEIYPLDSNTRLRTVELSVGYKL, encoded by the coding sequence ATGAAAAAGATTAAAATTTTATTTGCCCTGATTTTTATTGCCTTCGCTTTGTGGGGAGGAGCAGATTGCCAGACACAAAGAAATACCCTCCACAGGATTGATTTGATCTCATCGCTCAAGTATCCTCCCTTAAATAAAAATCTATCCGTGCAACCCTCAATAACCTTTGCTTCTGCCAGTGCCGATCAACAAGGATTGAGTACCTTTGAGAAAATTTTAAATGTTCCACTGGGGATCATTTTGGGCTCATTTGCTGGCTATTTGATCGGGAGCGCAATTTCGACAACCGACGAAGAGCAACGCCTGGTCAATCGAATCAAAGGCGGATTGATCGGAGCATTTGCTGGCCCGTTTGTCAATTATGAAATCCTGTTAAAGATGAAAGACGTGAACGATCGTCCCAATCGCTGGTATTTGAAGGCGGGTGGGAATGTGGTTTTCCCCAATCATGACGCTGCAGCAATCAAGCCAGGTTATGCGGTTGGCCTGAGTGACTACTTTACACTGGGCCGACGCTTCGGGTTGCAGGGTGATTTTATTTACCAATCACGGCAATTTCGGCTGCCCAATCAAAAGATTCTTTACAGCATGATCGGATATAAAAAAGTGGAGACCCATGATATCAATTTCTGCGTCGGTTATTTTGATATTTCACTCCTGCTGAATTTTAAGTTGCTATCCCATCGGAATGCGTCCTTAAATCTGGCCATTGGCCCCTCCCTCGCTATTGAGTTGCATGACAATACCAAATTTCATTTCATCAGAGAGGAAGATAATGTCGATGATTGGGATTTCAGTTATATCATGATGGATCCAGCACCGCTGTTCGGTTATGCAGCGATGAGTTATCACCTTGAATTGCAGCGAGGCCATTGGCTCTGGCAGTTGGGATTTCATCATTCGGTTTATGATACTGATGAGATTTATCCATTGGACAGCAATACGAGGTTGCGGACGGTTGAATTGAGTGTTGGGTACAAATTATAG
- a CDS encoding ChbG/HpnK family deacetylase: MKIAILLLMISVIQLFINDSTIAAETDEKSKEQVTLMIRCDDIGMCHTVNMAAQQVIEAGLPFSASVMFVCPWYQEAVDILKGHPEISVGVHLTLNAEWKNYRWGPILGKGGVPSLVDSCGYFFPSRKAFFDNNPKIEEVEMELRAQIQRALQSGLKIDYVDYHMGTAVDTPELRALVERLAQEYGLGISRYFGEVDMKSIYSVAPPHKTDSLVAIVKRLEPGTKHLAVFHIGMTSPEMNALVDLNPGGLPQMSQHRQAEWKALCSKKFRKALKAKNIRLVTYRDVIGEVGLSNMKSPVSKDY, from the coding sequence ATGAAAATAGCTATTTTGCTGCTGATGATTTCGGTCATCCAGTTGTTCATCAATGATAGTACCATTGCTGCTGAAACCGATGAAAAATCAAAAGAGCAGGTCACATTGATGATCCGCTGCGACGATATCGGCATGTGCCATACCGTCAACATGGCGGCGCAGCAGGTGATCGAAGCGGGCCTGCCGTTTTCCGCCTCGGTGATGTTTGTCTGCCCCTGGTATCAAGAGGCGGTGGATATTTTGAAAGGGCATCCCGAAATTTCGGTGGGTGTTCATCTCACGCTGAATGCGGAATGGAAAAATTATCGCTGGGGACCGATCCTCGGCAAAGGCGGCGTGCCCAGCCTGGTGGATAGCTGCGGTTATTTTTTCCCGTCCCGAAAGGCATTTTTTGATAACAATCCCAAAATCGAGGAAGTCGAAATGGAGCTACGGGCTCAGATTCAGCGGGCGTTGCAGTCTGGCCTGAAGATCGATTATGTGGATTACCACATGGGTACTGCCGTGGACACACCTGAGTTGCGGGCACTGGTGGAACGATTGGCTCAGGAATACGGCCTGGGCATCTCCCGCTATTTCGGCGAAGTGGACATGAAAAGCATCTACAGCGTGGCGCCGCCGCACAAAACCGACAGTCTGGTCGCCATCGTGAAACGGCTGGAGCCAGGGACAAAGCATCTGGCGGTATTTCACATCGGCATGACCTCGCCCGAGATGAATGCGCTGGTGGATCTGAACCCAGGCGGCCTGCCGCAGATGAGCCAGCATCGTCAGGCGGAATGGAAGGCGCTGTGCTCGAAGAAATTTCGGAAAGCTTTAAAGGCGAAAAATATTCGTCTCGTGACCTATCGTGACGTCATTGGAGAAGTGGGGCTGTCGAATATGAAATCGCCTGTGAGCAAGGATTATTAA
- a CDS encoding serine hydrolase: MRKALSLLLILILITSTSAQPKLPKNLSKLDNYVTSVMQEFKVPGLGLAIVKDGIVLVSKGYGLRKLGEPTPVNAQTLFGIASNTKAFTATALAILVHEGKLEWDAPVINYLPWFQLADPYVTRELTIRDLLVHRSGLGLGAGDLLWWPATTYDRKEIVRRLRHIPLVKSFRSAYAYDNVLYSVAGEVIEAVSGQTWEDFVAQRILGPVGMVNSKTRISAFNEAPNVAIPHAEIEGRVRPVVPFVSDNVNPAGGILSNAEDMARWMIVQLDSGRLQNGERLFPPATMRQLWGFVTPIPIADPPAELAPLRANFNGYALGFSLRDYRGYKLVSHTGGLPGYVSRVAMIPELKLGVAVLTNQESGYAFNTLVHHILDQFMGAQPFDWLAAYRKIKFKADSTMAAREQKIMAARDSTSRPSLPLTRYAGNYADAWYGEISIALEQDRLVMRFSHTPDLVGDLEHWQYDTFIVRWRNPELRADAFVTFALNPDGSIEQAKMRAVSPATDFSFDFQDLLLKPVKPK, translated from the coding sequence ATGCGAAAAGCACTCTCGCTTCTTTTGATTCTTATTTTGATCACTTCAACATCTGCCCAACCGAAATTGCCCAAAAATTTATCAAAGCTCGATAACTATGTTACCAGCGTGATGCAGGAGTTTAAGGTCCCTGGGCTGGGATTAGCTATTGTGAAAGACGGCATAGTGCTGGTGTCCAAGGGCTACGGCCTGCGTAAGCTGGGCGAACCAACTCCTGTGAATGCCCAGACGTTGTTCGGCATTGCATCCAACACCAAAGCGTTTACCGCCACTGCACTGGCGATCCTGGTCCACGAGGGCAAGCTGGAATGGGATGCGCCAGTGATCAATTATCTGCCGTGGTTTCAACTCGCCGATCCGTATGTCACTCGGGAGCTGACCATCCGTGATTTGCTGGTTCATCGGAGCGGTTTGGGCCTTGGTGCAGGCGATCTTCTCTGGTGGCCTGCCACAACCTATGATCGCAAAGAAATCGTGCGCCGATTGCGCCATATCCCGCTGGTGAAAAGTTTCCGCAGCGCCTATGCCTACGATAATGTGCTGTACAGCGTGGCTGGTGAAGTGATCGAAGCGGTCTCGGGTCAAACCTGGGAAGACTTTGTCGCCCAGCGAATTCTGGGGCCAGTCGGTATGGTCAATAGTAAGACCAGAATTTCAGCTTTCAACGAAGCACCGAATGTCGCCATCCCACATGCTGAGATCGAGGGAAGGGTGCGGCCTGTCGTGCCATTCGTCAGCGATAATGTCAATCCCGCAGGCGGGATCCTATCCAATGCCGAGGACATGGCCCGCTGGATGATCGTGCAGTTAGATTCGGGTCGCCTGCAGAATGGCGAACGGCTGTTTCCGCCAGCGACCATGCGGCAGCTCTGGGGCTTCGTCACGCCCATTCCCATTGCCGATCCGCCAGCCGAGTTGGCGCCGCTGCGGGCGAATTTCAATGGCTATGCCCTGGGATTTAGCCTGCGAGATTATCGGGGCTATAAGCTGGTTTCCCATACGGGTGGACTGCCTGGCTACGTCTCTCGGGTGGCAATGATTCCTGAATTGAAACTCGGCGTGGCGGTGTTGACCAATCAAGAATCTGGTTATGCCTTTAACACGCTTGTCCACCATATCCTGGATCAGTTCATGGGGGCGCAGCCGTTTGATTGGTTGGCGGCCTATCGCAAAATTAAATTCAAAGCGGATTCGACAATGGCGGCCCGAGAGCAAAAAATTATGGCGGCTCGGGATTCCACCTCCAGGCCATCGCTGCCGCTCACTCGCTACGCTGGCAATTATGCCGATGCCTGGTACGGTGAGATATCGATTGCTTTGGAACAGGACAGATTGGTCATGCGCTTCTCGCACACGCCTGATCTGGTGGGCGATCTGGAGCATTGGCAATATGACACCTTTATCGTCCGCTGGCGCAATCCCGAACTCCGAGCCGATGCCTTTGTCACCTTTGCGCTCAATCCCGATGGCTCAATTGAGCAGGCCAAGATGCGGGCCGTTTCCCCTGCAACGGATTTCAGTTTCGATTTTCAGGACCTGTTGCTGAAGCCAGTGAAACCGAAATAG